The DNA window CTCTACGACGGGCGGGAGCCCCTGCTGCGGCCGGTCCGCGCGCTGGCCCGCACCGTCAGGGAGTGCTCGATCCCGGCCGAGCCGTTCCACCATCTCATCGAGGCCAACCGGCGCGACCAGTCGGTCACCCGCTACGAGACGTTCGACGACCTGCTCGGCTACTGCTCGTACGCGGCGAACCCGGTCGGCCGGCTCGTGCTGCACGTGTTCGGGGAGGTGAGCGGCCTCCGCCTGGCCCTGTCGGACCGCGTGTGCTCGGCGCTGCAGGTCATCGAGCTCTGCCAGGACGTGGGCGAGGACCACCGCCGGGGGCGCGTCTACCTGCCCGAGGAGGACCTGCGGCGGGCCGGCTGCCCGCCCGGCCATCTCGCGGCGGCGACCACCTCGCCGCCGTTGCGCGCGGTGGTCGCCGTGCAGGCCGCGCGGGCCGCGAAGCTGCTCGGCGAGGGCGAGGCGATCGTCGCCTCGCTGTCCGGCTTCGCCCGTACGGCGGTGGCGGGCTACGTCGCGGGAGGCCACGCGACCCTGGCCGCGCTGGCGGGCGGCGGCTACGACGTTCTGGGCCGGGCCGTGCGCCCGCGCCGGCCGCGCCTGGTCGCGGCGTGGGCGCGTGTCCTCATGACCACGAGATCGCCCGATGCGGCGCTCCAACGCCTTTCGTCCGCGTGAGGTGGCGGCGATGACGTCCGGCGTTCCCGTGGGACGACTCCGATGAGGCCGGAGCACGACCCCGCGCCGGTGGCGGTGATCGGCGGCGGCCTGGCCGGCATCTCCGCGGCCATCGCCCTCGCCGAGGCCGGCTGCCCCGTGACGCTGTACGAGGCCCGCCCGAGGCTGGGCGGCGCCGCCTGCTCCTTCCAGCGCGACGGGCTGACGGTGGACAACGGCCAGCACGTCTTCCTCCGCTGCTGCACCGCCTACCGGGGGCTCCTGGACCGGATCGGCGGCACCGCGCTGGTGGACCTGCAGAGCCGGTTCGACGTGCGGGTGCTGAGCGCGGCGGGCCGGTCGGGCCGGCTGCGCAGGGCCGCGCTGCCCGGCCCGCTGCACTTCGTGCCCGCGCTCGCTGGCTACCGCCTGCTCGCTCCCGGCGACCGGGTCCGCGCCCTGCGCGGCTCCCTCGCGCTGAGCAGGCTCGATCCGGCGGACCCCGGTCTCGACGAGGTGACGTTCGGGAGCTGGCTGGCGGCGCACGGCCAGCGCGCCCCGGCCCGCCAGGCGCTCTGGGACCTGCTCGCGGTGGCGGCGCTCAACACGGGGGTCGAGGAGGCCGCGCTCGGCCCTGCGGTGAAGGTGTTCAAGACCGCGCTGCTCGGCCGGCCGGACGCCGCGGACCTGGGCATCCCCCTGGTCCCGCTCGGCGAGCTGCACGACACCGCCGCCAGGGCGGCCATCGTCGGACGCGGCGGCGACGTACGCGTGGGCGCGAAGGTCAGCGCCGTCGAGCCGGGGCCGGCCGTCGTCGTGGACGGCGCCAGGGTCAGGGCGTCGGCGGTCATCGTGGCCACGCGCCACGAGCAGGCCGCGAAGCTGGTGCCCGCGGACGCGGCTCCTGGCCGGGACACCTGGGCCGGCCTGGACGCGAGCCCGATCGTCAACATCCACGCCGTCTACGACCGGCCGGTCATGCCGGCGCCGTTCGTCGCGGTCACGGACTCGCCCGTGCAGTGGGTGTTCGACAAGACCCGCGTCGCGGGCCTGCGCCGCGGCCAGTACCTCGCGGTGTCGGTGTCGGTCGCCGACACCTGGATCGACCGGCCGACCGCGGACCTGCGCGAGGTGTTCGTCTCCGCGCTGCGATCGGTCCTGCCCGCCGCGCGGCAGGCCAGGCTGACCGACTTCTTCGTCACGAGGGAACGGCGTGCGACGTTCCGCCAGGCGCCCGGCAGCGGAGCGCTCCGCCCGCGCAGCGCCACCCGCTGGCCCGGCCTCTACCTCGCCGGCGCCTGGACCGACACCGGCTGGCCCGACACCATGGAAGGGGCCGTACGCAGTGGACTGCACGCGGCCGGCCTGGTCAGGCGGCACCTGCGACGACGTCAGGAGACGGCGCCATGACCCTGGCCCTACCGGCCGCCGAGGCCGCCCGCGAGCTCGTGGAGCCGGTGCTGCGGGAGGCCGTCGCCCGGCTCGACCCGCTCACCGCGCGGGTGGCCCGCTACCACTTCGGCTGGGCCGACAGCGACGACCGGCCGTGCGCCGGCGGCGGCAAGGCGCTGCGGCCGACGCTCGCGGTGCTGTCGGGCCGGGCGGCGGGTGCGGACGTCGAGCGGTGCCTGCCCGCCGCCGCCGCGGTGGAGCTCGTGCACGCCTTCTCGCTCCTGCACGACGACGTCATGGACGACGACCCGGTACGCCGGCACCGGCCGGCCGCCTGGACGGTCTTCGGCCGCTCCCACGCGCTCCTCTGCGGCAACGCCCTGCTCACCCTGGCCGGGGAGCTCCTGCTGGAGCAGGAGACCCCGGGCTGCGCGGCGGCGGCCCGCGCGCTCAACGAGGCCGCGCTCTCGCTCATGGCGGGCCAGGCCCTCGATCTGGAGTTCCAGGGCCGCGACGACGTGACGAGGGAGGAGTGCCTGCGGATGTCGCGGTGCAAGACCGCCTCGCTGCTCGCCTGCGCCTGCTCGATCGGCGTCACGGCGGCCGGCGGTCCCGCGTCCCTGGCCGGCTCCCTGGCCGCGTTCGGCGCCGAGGCGGGCCTGGCCTTCCAGCTGGCCGACGACCTTCTCGGCATCTGGGGCAGCACCGAGGCGACGGGCAAGCCGGTGCTCGCCGACCTGCGGACCCGGAAGAAGAGCCTGCCCGTGGTCGCCGCGCTCACCGGGCCGACGGCGGCCGGCCGCCGCCTCGCCGAGCTGCTGGCCCGGCCGGAACCGCTCGCGGAGTCCGACCTGCACGACGCCGCCCGCCTGGTCGAGGAGGCGGGCGGCAGGGCGTGGGCCGAGGCCGAGACCGGACGGCGGCTCGACGCCGCGACGCGGCACCTCGACGAGGCCGACCTGCCCGCGGACGTACGAGCGGAATTCCTGCACCTCGCCCGATTCATCGCAACCAGGGACCACTGACATGACGACTCTTGAGACCCGGAGCCTGCTCACCGGAGCCGAGCAGGCCCTCCAGAGCGCCTGCGACCACCTGCTGGGCCTGCGGTCGCCGGAGGGCTGGTGGAAGGGCGAGTTGCAGACCAACGTGACGATGGACGCCGAGGACCTGCTGCTCCGGCAGTTCCTCGGCATCCGCACCGAGCGGGAGACGGCGGAGGCCGCCCGGTGGATCCGCTCCCAGCAGCGGGCCGACGGCACCTGGGCCACCTTCCACGAAGGACCCGCCGACCTGTCCACCACCGTCGAGGCGTACGCGGCGCTGCGGCTCGCCGGCGACCCGCCCGGCGCGGGGCACATGAGCGCCGCGCGCCGGCAGATCCTGGACATGGGCGGCGTCGAGGCGACCCGGGTGTTCACGCGCATCTGGCTGGCGCTGTTCGGGGAGTGGCCGTGGCGGCGGCTGCCGGTCATGCCGCCCGAGCTGATGTTCCTCCCGTCGTGGTTCCCGCTCAACATCTACGACTGGGCCTGCTGGGCCAGGCAGACGATCGTGCCGCTGACCGTCGTGACCGCGTACCGGCCGGTGCGCCGGCTCCCGTTCGACCTGGCCGAGCTGCGGACCGGGCGGGAGCCGCACCGCGCCGCCGGCGGCGGCTGGGAGGCGGCCTTCGGCGTCCTGGACAGGGCGCTGCACCAGTACGAGCGGCGCCCCTCACCGGCCCTGCGGCGGGCCGCGCTGCGCCGCGCCGTCGACTGGATCACCGCGCGCCAGGAGGCCGACGGGTCCTGGGGCGGCATCCAGCCTCCGTGGGTCTACTCGGTGATCGCGCTCCACCTCACCGGCCATCCCCTCGACCATCCGGTGATGAGCAGGGCGATCAAGGGACTCGACCGGTTCACCATCCGCGACGGGAGCGGACGCCGCCTGGAGGCGTGCCAGTCCCCCGTCTGGGACACCGCGCTGGCGATCAACGCGCTGCTCGACGCGGGCACGCCCGCCGGCCATCCGGCCGTCACCGGGGCCGCCGCCTGGCTGCTGCGCGAGGAGATCACCACGAAAGGCGACTGGGCCGTACGCAGGCCCGGCCTGTCCCCCGGCGGGTGGGCGTTCGAGTTCGACAACGACGGCTATCCCGACATCGACGACACCGCCGAGGTGATCCTGGCGCTGCGCCGGCTGGACGTCCCCGGCGTGCGGCCGGCGATCGAGCGCGGGGTCCAGTGGATGACCGGCATGGCGAGCTCGGACGGCGGCTTCGCCGCGTTCGACGCCGACAACGACCGCGCGCTCTGCACCAAGCTGCCCTTCTGCGACTTCGGCGCGGTGATCGACCCGCCGTCCGCCGACGTCACCGCGCACGTCGTCGAGGCCCTGGCCAAGGAGCGGCCCCACTCCCCCGCGCTGCGCAGGGCCGTGGTCTGGCTGCTCAGGGCGCAGGAGCGGGACGGCTCGTGGTTCGGCCGCTGGGGCGCCAACCACGTCTACGGCACCGGGGCCGCGGTGCCTGCGCTCGTCGCCGCCGGGGTCCGCCCGGGACACGCCTCCGTCCGCAGCGCCGTCGCCTGGCTGGAACGGCACCAGAACGACGACGGCGGCTGGGGCGAGGACCTGCGCTCCTACCGTGACGCCGCCTGGATCGGCCGCGGCGCCTCGACGCCGTCGCAGACCGCCTGGGCGCTGCTGGCCCTGCTGGCCGCCGGCGAACGCTCCCCCGCCGTGGAGAACGGGGTGCGCTGGCTCGTCGAGCACCAGCGGCCGGACGGCAACTGGGACGAGCCGCACTTCACGGGCACCGGCTTCCCCGGCGACTTCTTCATCAACTACCACCTGTACCGGCTCGTCTTCCCGATCAGCGCCCTCGGGCGCTACCTGCGCCGCGACACCCCGCAGGACGCCCGATGAGCGGCCTGCTCATCTGCGCCGCGCTCGGCGTCGAGGCCCACGCGATCAGGCGCGGCCTGCCGGCCCACCTCCCGGACGTCAGGGTGGTCGCCACCGGGATCGGCCCGCGCCGGGCCGCCCGCGCGGCGGCCCGCCTCGCCGGGGAGCCGGTGACGCCCGTCGCCGTCGTGGGCTTCGGCGGCGCGCTCGACGCGCGCCTGCGGCCGGGTGACGTCCTCGTGGCGGACGAGGTCCGGTTCAGGGGACGGGTCCATCCCTGCCCGTGGGCCGCCCTGCTCGCCGAGGAGCTGGCCCGCGCCGGCCTGCCCGTCGAGGTCGGGCCGCTGCTCACCGTCGACCACCTCGTCAGGGGGGCCGAACGCCGGCGCCTCGCCGGACAGGGCGCGCAAGCCGTGGACATGGAGAGCGGGCCGCTGGCCCGCGCCGCCACGGACCGGCCACTGGCCGCCGTGCGCGTCATCGTCGACACGCCGCGGGCGCCGCTGCTGCGCCCGGCGACGCTGGCCCGCGGCCTCGCCGCGCGCCGCACGCTCGGCGCCGTCGGCCCCGTCCTGGTGCGCTGGGCGGCGTCCGCCGGCCCGCGCCACACCACCCCCCGCGAACCCGTGCCCTTCTCGCTACCGAAGGAACCGCTGCCATGACGATCCCGCTCCGGCAAAGCCTGCGCATCGGCGGCTACATCCTCGGCCAGCGGCTCAGGGGACGGACCAAGTTCCCGCTGCTGGTCGAGCTGGAGCCGTTGTTCGCGTGCAACCTCAAGTGCGGCGGCTGCGGCAAGATCCAGCACCCCGCCGACGTGCTGAAACGGCGCATGCCGGTGGAGCAGGCCGTCGCCGCCATCGAGGAGTGCGGCGCGCCCATGGTCTCGATCGCCGGCGGGGAGCCGCTCATGCACCCGCAGATCGGCGAGCTGGTCCGCCGTCTCGTCGGCATGAAGAAGTACGTCTTCCTCTGCACGAACGCCCTGCTGATCCCGAAGAAGATCGACGAGTTCGAGCCCTCCCGGTACTTCGCCTGGACGGTGCACATCGACGGCGTGCGCGAACGCCACGACGCGGCGGTGTGCAAGGAGGGCGTCTTCGACGCGGCCGTCGCCGCCGTGCGCGAATGCCAGCGGCGCGGCTTCCGGGTCACGACGAACACGACGTTCTTCTCCTCCGACAGCCCGCAGACCGTCATCGAGGTGCTCGACTACCTCAACGACGACCTCGCCGTGGACCAGATGATGATCTCGCCCGCGTACGCCTACGAGAAGGCGCCCGTCCAGGACCGGTTCATGGGCGTGCGGGAGACGCGCGCGCTGTTCCGCGAGGCGTTCACCGGCGGGCGGCGGCGGCGCTGGCGGTTCAACCACTCGCCGCTGTTCCTCGACTTCCTGGAGGGCCGGACGGAGCTGCCGTGCACGGCGTGGGCGATCCCGTCGTACTCGCTGTTCGGCTGGCAGCGGCCGTGCTACCTGATGGCGGACGGCTACGCGCAGACCTACCGCGAGCTGATCGAGGACACCGACTGGTCGGCGTACGGCCGGGGCCGCGACCCGCGCTGCGACAACTGCATGGCGCACTGCGGGTACGAGCCCACCGCCGTCCTCGCCACGCTCGGCTCGCTGAAGGAGTCGCTGCGCGCCATCAGGAGCGGGTGAGCGGCGTCAGCCGAAGCGCCGGGCGAGCAGCCGGAACGGGCCGGGCGCCGCGCCGCGCAGCCGGGCCGGCAGCCTGAGCCAGCCCGGCACGTACGACTCGGGCCTGCCGTGCCTGATCGCCGCGACGACGGCCCGCGCCACCCGCTCCGGCGGGATCGGCGCCGGCCGGCGGCGCGGGTACGGGGCGCCGCGCCGGACGAAGAAGGGCGTGTCCACCACGCCGGGCAGCAGGACGGACACGCCGACGCCCGGCGTGCCGTGCAGCTCGTGACGCAGGCCCTCCGCGAAGACCGTCAGCCCCGCCTTCGTGGCCGAGTAGACCGCCTCCCGCGCCACGCCCACCGCTCCCGCGATGGAGGCCACGAACACGACGTGCCCGCGGCCCGCCGCCAGCATCCCGGGCAGCAGCAGCCGCGTCAGCGCGATCGGCGCGGCGAGGTTGACGGCGAGCAACCGCTCGGCGCTGCCGGCCGGCATCTCCACGAACGGCCCGGCCCACCCGACCCCGGCGTTGTTCACCAGGACGTCCACGTGGCCGGCCCGCGCGGCCAGCTCGCCGGCCTGCGTGGCGAGGTCGCACACCACCGTGCTCGCGCCCGTCGCCGCGGCGACGGCGGCCAGGCGCTCGCGGTCGCGCCCCGTCAGCGTCAACCTGGCGCCCTCGCCCGCCAGCGCGTGCGCGAGGGCGGCTCCGATCCCCGAGGAGGCCCCGGTGACCAGCACGTGGGCGTCCGCGAGCCTCATGACGTGGGCCCGCGCCCGCCGTCGTGGGCGCCCGCCCTGGCGAGGAGTTCGGCCAGGTGGAGCGGGCGGCGCGCGGTCCCGGTGTGTTCGAGCTGGGTGCGGCAGCTGAAGCCGTCGGCCAGGACGAGCGTGCCGGGGCCGCTCTCCCGGACGGCGGGCAGCAGCTCGTGCTCGGCGCAGGCGAGCGAGGTGCGCAGGTGCCCGGCGGTGAAGCCGAAGTCGCCGGCCAGGCCGCAGCAGCCGCCGACGGTCCGTAGCTGGACTCCGGCCTGCTGGAGCAGCTGCTGGTCGGCCTCGTAGCCGAGGACGGCGTACTGGTGGCAGTGCGGCTGGGCGACGGCGGCGCGGTCGATGCGCGGCGGACGCCAGCCGTCGGTGCGGGTGAGGAGCTCGGCGAGGGTCCTCGTCTGCTCGGCCATCCGGGTGACGTCGCGGTCGCCGGGCAGCAGGTTCGCGGCGTCGTCACGGAAGACGGCGGTGCAGCTCGGTTCGAGGCCGACGATCGGGATGCCGCGCCGGAGCAGGGGCGCGAGCGTGTCCAGGGTCCGGCGCAGCACGCGGCGGGCGACGCCGAGCTGCCCGGTGGAGATCCAGGTCAGCCCGCAGCACAGGGTGCGCGGCGGGACGAGCACCCGGTACCCGGCGGCTTCGAGGACGGTGACGGCCGCGGCCGCGATGCGCGGGGCCAGGTTGTCGGTGAAGGTGTCCGGCCACAGCAGCACGTCGCCGCGTTCGCCGGTGCCGCGCGGCCCCCGGCGGCGGTAGGCGTCGCTGAAGCGGATCCCCGCGAACGACGGCAGCGGCCGGGCCGGCTCCAGCCCGCCGAGCCGCTTGACCACCCGGGCCAGGGCGGGCGCGTGGGTCACGGCGTTGGCCAGGCCGGGCGCGAACGAGGCCAGCCGCGCCCACACCGGCAGCCAGCCCATGCTGTAGTGGGCGGCCGGCCGGAGCCGCCCCGCGTAGTGGTGGGAGAGGAACTCGGCCTTGTACGTCGCCATGTCCACCTCCACCGGGCAGTCGTGCTTGCAGCCCTTGCAGGCCAGGCAGAGGTCGAGGGCGTCGTGGACGGCCGTGGAGCGCCAGCCGTCGGCCACGGCGGAGTCGCGGTGGCCGTTCAGCATCTCGAACAGCAGCCGGGCGCGGCCCCGCGTGGAGTGCTCCTCCTCGCCGGTGGCCCGGTAGGAAGGGCACATGACGCCGCCCTCGTGGCTGCGGCACTGGCCGACGCCGACGCAGCGCATCACGGCCCGCTGGAAGCTGCCCTGGTCGTCGGGGTAGCCGAACTCCGTCTCGGGGTCGGTGGGCGTCCAGGCGCTGCCCAGCCGCAGGTCCGAGGTGATCCCGTACGGGGAGACGATCTTGCCGGGGTTCATCCGGTCGTCGGGGTCGAACACCGCCTTCACCTGCTGGAAGGCGTCCACGATCGCGTCGCCGAACATCTTGGGCAGCAGCTCGGCCCGCGCCTGGCCGTCGCCGTGCTCGCCCGACAGGGAGCCGCCGTAGGAGACGGCCAGGTCAGCGGCCCGGTCGAGGAAGGCGCGGAAGGTCGCCACGCCGTCGGCGGTGAGCAGGTCGAACGGGATGCGGGTGTGCACGCACGCCTGGCCGAAGTGGCCGTACAGGGCGGCGTCGCCGTAGCCGAACTCGTCCAGCAGGCGGCGCAGGTCCCGCAGGTAGTCGCCGAGGCGTTCCGGGGGGACGGCCGAGTCCTCCCAGCCGGGCCAGGTGTCGGCCATGCCGGGCCCGCGCGCGGTCGCGCCGAGCCCCGCCTCGCGCAGCTCCCAGAGCTGCAGCTCGGACTCGGGGTCGTCGAAGAACGCCACGTCCGGGGCGTGCCCGTCGCGGCCGATCTCCGCCACGAGGGCCCGGGACCGCTGGTCGGCGTCCTCCTGGCTGTCACCGGTGAACGACACCATCAGCCAGGCGCCGCCCTCCGGCAGCCGGGCCACGGCCTTGCCGTGCATGTGCTTGCGCGCCTCGTAGCCGACGAGCTTGTCGTCGATGCCCTCCAGCTGCAGCGGCCGGCGGGCCGCGATCGGCAGCACGGCGTCGCCGGCCGCCGCGATGTCGTGGTAGCCGAGCACGACGAGGCTCCGCGCGGCCGGCACGGGCACCAGCGCCAGCTCGGCGCGGAGCACGGTGACCAGGGTGCCCTCCGAGCCGACCAGGGCGCGCGCCACGTCGAACGGGCCGCCGGGCAGCAACTGGTCGAGGTTGTAGCCGGAGACCCGGCGCGGGATGTCGGGGTAGCGGCGGCGGATCTCGTCGGCGTGCTCGCCTGCGATCTCGCGCAGCCTCCGCAGGATCTCGGCCGGGCGGCCCCCTCCGGCGACGATCCGGTCGTACTCCTCGTCGCTCGTGGGGCCTGCCCACATGCGCGTCCCGTCGTAGGTGAGGATCTCCAGCCGGACGACGTTGTCGGCGGTCTTGCCGTAGAGCTGGGCGGTGGACCCGCACGAGTTGTTGCCGATCATGCCGCCGAGCGTGCAGTGGGAGTGCGTGGACGGGCGGGGGCCGAACATCAGGCCGGTCGGCGCGAGCCGCCGGTTGAGGTCGTCCAGCACGATGCCGGGCTCCACCACGCACGTACGGGCCCGCTCGTCCACGGAGACCAGCCGGTGGCAGTACTTCGACCAGTCGATGATGACGGCGGTGTTGCAGGTCTGCCCGGCCAGGCTGGTCCCGCCGCCGCGCGAGGTGATCGGCGCCCCGTGCTCGCGGCAGACCGCCACCGCGACGGCCGCGGCCTCCACCGTGCGCGGCACGACGACGCCGATGGGCACCTGCCGGTAGTTGGAGGCGTCGGTGGAGTAGGCGCCCCGGCTGCCGGGGTCGAAGCGGACCTCCCCGTCGACCTTGGCGGCGAGGTCCCGCTCCAGGTCGCGTACCCGCACGTAGGGCTGGGCGCGCCGCAGGGCGGGCGTGGGAAGCGTGGCAGGACGGGTCATCACCTTCACCGGCCCATCTGAGAGATCTTGTCCTTGAACAGGGTGGTCGCGATCGACGCCCGGTGCGGCTGGCCCTTCAGGAACGCCTCGGCGAACTTCCTGGCCTGCTCGTACGTCACCTTGCCCGGCATCGGCGGCTCGTCGGGGTTGACGTCGGCGTCGACCAGCGCCGGCCCGTCGTGCGCGAGCGCCTCCCCGACGGCCTCGGCGAGGTCCCCGGGGTCGCTCACCTTGCGGCCGTAGCCGCCGCAGGAGCGGGCCCAGGCGGAGAAGTCGGCGGCGGGCTCGGCGAAGCGCACGCCGTGCTCGGGATAGCCGAGCACCATCTGCTCCCAGAGGATCTGGCCCAGCGCGTTGTTGTTGTTGACGATCACCTTGATCGGCAGGCCGTGCTGGGCCGCGGTGAGGAACTCCGCCATCAGCATCGCGAAGCCGCCGTCCCCGACGAACGCGATCACCTGCCGGCCGGGGAAGGCGTGCTGCATGGCGACCGCGTACGGCAGGCCGGGCGCCATCGTGGCCAGGTTCCCCGACAGGTAGAAGCCGCGTTCGCCGCGGATGGTCCAGTGGCGTGCCGCCCAGGTGGCGATGGTGCCCGAGTCGCAGGTCAGGATCGCCCCGTCGGAGGCGGCCTCGTCCACGCAGGCCATCAGGTACTGGGGGGCGATCGGACGGCGGTCGGGCGCCTGCAGGGCGGCCATGTCGGCGCGCCAGCCCTCCATCGCCCTGGCGTACCTGGCCAGGTGCCGGCGGTCGGCGGCGGGCTCCAGCAGCGGCAGGAGCGCGGCCAGGCCCTCCTTGGCGTCGCCGATCATCGGCACCTCGGTCGGCATGCGCACGCCCGCCCGGATCGGGTCCGCCTCCAGCTGCACCACGCGGGCCTGGCCAGGCTCCGGCAGGTGCTTCGTGTACGGGAAGTTCGTGCCGATCATGAACAGCGTGTCGCAGTCCTCGATGAGCTCCTCGGCCGGCCGGGTGCCGAGCAGGCCGATGCCGCCCACGGCGAAGGGCGAGTCGTCCGGGATGACGGCCTTGCCGGGCAGCGTCTTGATCACCGGCGCGCCGAGCACGTCGGCCACCGCCAGCACCTCGTCCCTGGCGTGCAGCGCGCCCGCGCCGGCCAGGATCGCCGGCCGCGCGCCGGCGTTCAGCACCCTCGCGGCCGACTCCAGGTCCTCCTGACGGGGAACGCCGGGAGGACGGAGATAGATCGGCGCGGTCGCCGGCGGGCGGGCCGGCGCGACCCCGGGATAGGGGTCGGCGTCGGCGGGGGCGACCTGGACGTCGTTGGGGATCGTCAGGTGGGCCACCCCGCGCCGGGCGTAGGCGGCCCTGATCGCGATGTCGACGACGCCGGGCAACTGCGCGGGGTTGTCGACGAGCAGGTTGTACTCCGTGACGTCCTCGTACAGCCGGTCCAGGTGGACCTCCTGCTGGTAGCCGGTGCCGAGCACGCTCGTCTCCTGCATGCCAGTGATCGCCAGCACCGGCTGGTGGTCCAGCTTGGCGTCGTACAGGCCGTTGAGCAGGTGGATGCCGCCCGGCCCCGAGGTGGCCAGGCACACCCCGAGCCGGCCCGTGGCCTTGGCGTGCGCGGTGGCCATGAACGCCGCCGCCTCCTCGTGGTGCACCAGCAGGAAACGGACCGCGTCACGGTGGCGGCGAAGGCCCTCCATGATGCCGTTGATCCCGTCGCCCGGCAGGCCGAACACGGTGTCCACACCCCAGGCGACCAGCCGTTCGATGAGCGTCTCTGCGACGATACGGGTCATGACTGCGGTCCTGCCCTGGCCGTCGGAGCGGAACGCTGACGAATGGGGAAAGACTTCCCAGGGGTTCAGCCCTGGGCGGCGGGGCCGGCCAGCGCCGCGGCGGTGTTGATCACGGAGACGTGGCTGTAGGCCTGCGGGAAGTTGCCGGCCTGCCGGTGGCGGGCGGTGTCGTACTCCTCCGACAGCAGCCCGACGTCGTTGCGCAGGCCGAGCAGCCGGTCGAACAGCTCGCGCGCCTGACGGTGGC is part of the Nonomuraea coxensis DSM 45129 genome and encodes:
- the hpnE gene encoding hydroxysqualene dehydroxylase HpnE; translation: MRPEHDPAPVAVIGGGLAGISAAIALAEAGCPVTLYEARPRLGGAACSFQRDGLTVDNGQHVFLRCCTAYRGLLDRIGGTALVDLQSRFDVRVLSAAGRSGRLRRAALPGPLHFVPALAGYRLLAPGDRVRALRGSLALSRLDPADPGLDEVTFGSWLAAHGQRAPARQALWDLLAVAALNTGVEEAALGPAVKVFKTALLGRPDAADLGIPLVPLGELHDTAARAAIVGRGGDVRVGAKVSAVEPGPAVVVDGARVRASAVIVATRHEQAAKLVPADAAPGRDTWAGLDASPIVNIHAVYDRPVMPAPFVAVTDSPVQWVFDKTRVAGLRRGQYLAVSVSVADTWIDRPTADLREVFVSALRSVLPAARQARLTDFFVTRERRATFRQAPGSGALRPRSATRWPGLYLAGAWTDTGWPDTMEGAVRSGLHAAGLVRRHLRRRQETAP
- the shc gene encoding squalene--hopene cyclase, which produces MTTLETRSLLTGAEQALQSACDHLLGLRSPEGWWKGELQTNVTMDAEDLLLRQFLGIRTERETAEAARWIRSQQRADGTWATFHEGPADLSTTVEAYAALRLAGDPPGAGHMSAARRQILDMGGVEATRVFTRIWLALFGEWPWRRLPVMPPELMFLPSWFPLNIYDWACWARQTIVPLTVVTAYRPVRRLPFDLAELRTGREPHRAAGGGWEAAFGVLDRALHQYERRPSPALRRAALRRAVDWITARQEADGSWGGIQPPWVYSVIALHLTGHPLDHPVMSRAIKGLDRFTIRDGSGRRLEACQSPVWDTALAINALLDAGTPAGHPAVTGAAAWLLREEITTKGDWAVRRPGLSPGGWAFEFDNDGYPDIDDTAEVILALRRLDVPGVRPAIERGVQWMTGMASSDGGFAAFDADNDRALCTKLPFCDFGAVIDPPSADVTAHVVEALAKERPHSPALRRAVVWLLRAQERDGSWFGRWGANHVYGTGAAVPALVAAGVRPGHASVRSAVAWLERHQNDDGGWGEDLRSYRDAAWIGRGASTPSQTAWALLALLAAGERSPAVENGVRWLVEHQRPDGNWDEPHFTGTGFPGDFFINYHLYRLVFPISALGRYLRRDTPQDAR
- a CDS encoding FAD-binding and (Fe-S)-binding domain-containing protein, encoding MTRPATLPTPALRRAQPYVRVRDLERDLAAKVDGEVRFDPGSRGAYSTDASNYRQVPIGVVVPRTVEAAAVAVAVCREHGAPITSRGGGTSLAGQTCNTAVIIDWSKYCHRLVSVDERARTCVVEPGIVLDDLNRRLAPTGLMFGPRPSTHSHCTLGGMIGNNSCGSTAQLYGKTADNVVRLEILTYDGTRMWAGPTSDEEYDRIVAGGGRPAEILRRLREIAGEHADEIRRRYPDIPRRVSGYNLDQLLPGGPFDVARALVGSEGTLVTVLRAELALVPVPAARSLVVLGYHDIAAAGDAVLPIAARRPLQLEGIDDKLVGYEARKHMHGKAVARLPEGGAWLMVSFTGDSQEDADQRSRALVAEIGRDGHAPDVAFFDDPESELQLWELREAGLGATARGPGMADTWPGWEDSAVPPERLGDYLRDLRRLLDEFGYGDAALYGHFGQACVHTRIPFDLLTADGVATFRAFLDRAADLAVSYGGSLSGEHGDGQARAELLPKMFGDAIVDAFQQVKAVFDPDDRMNPGKIVSPYGITSDLRLGSAWTPTDPETEFGYPDDQGSFQRAVMRCVGVGQCRSHEGGVMCPSYRATGEEEHSTRGRARLLFEMLNGHRDSAVADGWRSTAVHDALDLCLACKGCKHDCPVEVDMATYKAEFLSHHYAGRLRPAAHYSMGWLPVWARLASFAPGLANAVTHAPALARVVKRLGGLEPARPLPSFAGIRFSDAYRRRGPRGTGERGDVLLWPDTFTDNLAPRIAAAAVTVLEAAGYRVLVPPRTLCCGLTWISTGQLGVARRVLRRTLDTLAPLLRRGIPIVGLEPSCTAVFRDDAANLLPGDRDVTRMAEQTRTLAELLTRTDGWRPPRIDRAAVAQPHCHQYAVLGYEADQQLLQQAGVQLRTVGGCCGLAGDFGFTAGHLRTSLACAEHELLPAVRESGPGTLVLADGFSCRTQLEHTGTARRPLHLAELLARAGAHDGGRGPTS
- a CDS encoding polyprenyl synthetase family protein, whose amino-acid sequence is MTLALPAAEAARELVEPVLREAVARLDPLTARVARYHFGWADSDDRPCAGGGKALRPTLAVLSGRAAGADVERCLPAAAAVELVHAFSLLHDDVMDDDPVRRHRPAAWTVFGRSHALLCGNALLTLAGELLLEQETPGCAAAARALNEAALSLMAGQALDLEFQGRDDVTREECLRMSRCKTASLLACACSIGVTAAGGPASLAGSLAAFGAEAGLAFQLADDLLGIWGSTEATGKPVLADLRTRKKSLPVVAALTGPTAAGRRLAELLARPEPLAESDLHDAARLVEEAGGRAWAEAETGRRLDAATRHLDEADLPADVRAEFLHLARFIATRDH
- a CDS encoding SDR family NAD(P)-dependent oxidoreductase — translated: MRLADAHVLVTGASSGIGAALAHALAGEGARLTLTGRDRERLAAVAAATGASTVVCDLATQAGELAARAGHVDVLVNNAGVGWAGPFVEMPAGSAERLLAVNLAAPIALTRLLLPGMLAAGRGHVVFVASIAGAVGVAREAVYSATKAGLTVFAEGLRHELHGTPGVGVSVLLPGVVDTPFFVRRGAPYPRRRPAPIPPERVARAVVAAIRHGRPESYVPGWLRLPARLRGAAPGPFRLLARRFG
- the hpnC gene encoding squalene synthase HpnC; this translates as MLSRRGYSQELAEKARRENFPVASRLLPRRHRDHLMAVYGFARSVDDVGDEAHPDDRPRLLDAYEADLVRLYDGREPLLRPVRALARTVRECSIPAEPFHHLIEANRRDQSVTRYETFDDLLGYCSYAANPVGRLVLHVFGEVSGLRLALSDRVCSALQVIELCQDVGEDHRRGRVYLPEEDLRRAGCPPGHLAAATTSPPLRAVVAVQAARAAKLLGEGEAIVASLSGFARTAVAGYVAGGHATLAALAGGGYDVLGRAVRPRRPRLVAAWARVLMTTRSPDAALQRLSSA
- the hpnH gene encoding adenosyl-hopene transferase HpnH translates to MTIPLRQSLRIGGYILGQRLRGRTKFPLLVELEPLFACNLKCGGCGKIQHPADVLKRRMPVEQAVAAIEECGAPMVSIAGGEPLMHPQIGELVRRLVGMKKYVFLCTNALLIPKKIDEFEPSRYFAWTVHIDGVRERHDAAVCKEGVFDAAVAAVRECQRRGFRVTTNTTFFSSDSPQTVIEVLDYLNDDLAVDQMMISPAYAYEKAPVQDRFMGVRETRALFREAFTGGRRRRWRFNHSPLFLDFLEGRTELPCTAWAIPSYSLFGWQRPCYLMADGYAQTYRELIEDTDWSAYGRGRDPRCDNCMAHCGYEPTAVLATLGSLKESLRAIRSG